The region GCGCGGCAAAGCCCGGCGGCTCGATGATCGGCATATCGTTCGTCGTCTTGATGGTTGGGCAGGCGACGTTCGAGCCTGCGCTCCAGCCGATGTACGGCACGCCTGCGCCGACCCGCCCGCGAATGGCTTCCAATAGATTTTGCTTGTAGAGCCGGTGTAGCAGGTGAAATGTATTGCCGCCGCCGACAACGATAGCTTCGGCCTCTGCGACCGCCTGCCGCGCATCCTCGCGTGTGTGGATGGCATCGAGCCCGTAGCCGAACTGCTCGAAGCGCTCACCCACGCTTTCGGCGAATTGGTCAAAGGTATAGCGCACGGCGGCGAACGGGATGAATAGCACACGGCGCACGCCGCCGCCGAGAAAGGCTTTGATCTGCGCTTCGGCATGATCGAGATAGCCTTGCCCGTAGTTTCTGGAGTTGCTCAATAACAGTAATCGCCTGTCCGTCATGGTCTCAATCGCTTTCGCCCTCTTGCTTAGAATGGCCGACGAGTGACCAAAAGCTTACCATGCCCGCCTCTGTGGAGGCAGCCCGCTCTATCCGCTTGCAAAAGCGCAGCCGTCCCGAAAAAGGCTGAAATTTCGCCCGACTCAGGTATAATAAGCCGA is a window of Blastocatellia bacterium DNA encoding:
- the pepE gene encoding dipeptidase PepE, with translation MSNSRNYGQGYLDHAEAQIKAFLGGGVRRVLFIPFAAVRYTFDQFAESVGERFEQFGYGLDAIHTREDARQAVAEAEAIVVGGGNTFHLLHRLYKQNLLEAIRGRVGAGVPYIGWSAGSNVACPTIKTTNDMPIIEPPGFAALGLVPFQINPHYLDAHPEGHQGETREERLLEFIEVNPTITVVGLREGSMLRVEGTTISLIGDRAVRIFMHGKEAQEYDPQSSLQFLL